DNA from Debaryomyces hansenii CBS767 chromosome A complete sequence:
GAAGGCGAAGAAGACAGCTGACCCCTATCTTTCGAAAGGAGCTGATAAAAAGAAGACCCTTGATAATGTTATCAATGACACATTTTTAATTGGGGTCGAAAAATGGTCCAAGGATCGCTTGAAGGAGTTCTTAAGATCCAGAAATGTTAAATTTTCACAATTTGCATCTAAACATCAATTAGTCGATTTAGTGAAAAAAAGTAAGGATGTTAAGTTGGCCCTTAAACAAAATGCCAACCCAGCATCATGGTTAGTTGAGAACTGGTCCACCGATAGAATTAGGGAGTGGTTAGAAAACAAGGGCGAGAATGTTAAAGGCACTAGAgaagatttgattaatGGCATCAGTAACTATGTCCTGCAACATTCATTAGCTCCTAGTGATACTTTTGATTTCCTGGCGAATTTGTATAAGCCAGATTTAGATGATTATAAGAAATCATTTAAGGAATCTTTAAATAAGTTCAATGAGGACGTTAAAGACAGCGGGGGAAAAGCTAAGGAAGCTCTTGATTCAGCTGTTGATTCATCGGTTGCTGATAGAACTATGTTAACTGCCTATTCTATTGGTGCCGAATACTATAAGCAGGCTGCAAAGACCCTCCGCGAGAAGTACTCCGAATCCAAGTTTTCGATAGATGATGCCTTATCTCAGGCTAAGGATGCATCATACGAATATGCCAATCGGTTCGTTGATGATGCTTCTAGTAAGTACGCTGATAATAAACCGGTTGTAGAAGAACAGGTGAAAAGCGCAGGAATCGCTGCTTCCGAATttgcaaattctttaaGTAATTCTTTAACTGAACAACTCAAATCTGGCAAAGCTAAATTAAACGATGTTACCAATGATCCTCAAGAACATTTGAAGAGCGTTAATGAAATTGTCGAGAAAAGCATCAGGGACAAGAAGCCAATAGCTGAACAGGCTGCCAAAGACGCCTATAGAGTTGCGCAAGACTACCTTGCGTCTGCAAATGATGCCATAGTAAAGAACTACGGTGAGTACAAGCCTGCGGCTGAGGATGCTATGAATACCATTTACGGGTCAGCCAAGGATTACGCCAATTCGGCTAATGAAGCCCTCGAAAAGGGTTACGGCCAGTATAGACCAAAGGCTGTCGAGGCTGCGGAGAAAGCAAAGGAATACGCTGACGCCATAAATGAGGCAGTGGGTAAGAACTTCCAGGAATACGAAGGAAAGCTTCAAGACGCATATAAAGCTGCCTCTGATGCCGCTACTGCCGCCTATGCCGAATACAAGCCTATAGTCGACAGCACCGCTAAGAATGCTTACGACACCGCAAAGCAATATGCCGGCAGTGCAAACGAAGCAATCCAGAGTACCTACGCCGAGACTATACCAAAGGTTGAAAATGCGGCCAAAAGTGGCTGGGAATACCTTTTAGTCTCCTACTCCAACGCCGACTTGAGATCTTACTTACAATCCTTTGGCTACAATTTCAATCTTTTATCTACCTTAACTCGTCAACAGCTTGTCAATCTAGCTAATGAACAATCTGACATCTTTTTTGGCTCCGATACAAAGTGGGATAAATCCATAGTAGATGTGTTGAAAGACACTTCTGACGGTTTCCAAGAAATGATAGGCATAAAGCCAAAGGAAGAGTCTATATGGTCAAAAGTAAAGAACTCCCTTTTCTAGGTCgctttcaatttttattcCGTTCGTTATCTTAGTTTGTTTAACCTTCGCTTGTTTTAGTTCTTAGTATATAGGAATGTACAATTATAGCGTATAGATTGCAGCATGTACACACATTGGGATGCTCAAAATGCGATGTAGcgatatttttcatttactTCCAGTTTAGGAAGTCTAGGATTGTTTGTTTTGAAATCGAACTTTTTGGTTAAAACAGCGAGAAATTGATTCCTAAGCGGTAAACAAACAGGAAGACGTTTAAGTAATTACAAGTAGATAAATCTTTACAAAGTAGTCAAGGACGTATCTAAGACACATTGCAGATAGATAAAGACATATTATGAGAGAAGTTATTAGTATTAATGGTATGTTGAAGGTTTATAAATGGAAAAAGAAGGAATTGATCTGACGTGATACACGTCGAGTTTGACGAtggaattgaagaaaatagGATCTAAGTGGCGTAAATGAACATATTACTAACACATATGTAGTTGGGCAAGCCGGTTGTCAGATTGGTAATGCTTGTTGGGAATTATACTCGAAGGAACACGGAATTAGACCAGATGGGTACTTAGAAGATTCGTCAGACAGTAGACCAAAAGGAGGAGAAGAAGGATTTTCGACCTTTTTCAGTGAAACCGGGTCAGGTAAATACGTTCCTCGTGCATTGTACGTTGATTTGGAACCAAATGTGATAGACGAAGTCCGTACGGGTGCTTACAAGGACTTATTCCACCCAGAGCAGTTGATTGCCGGTAAAGAAGACGCGGCCAACAACTATGCCAGAGGTCATTATACAGTTGGAAGAGAAATGTTAGATGACATTTTGGATAGAGTTAGAAGAATGTCTGACCAGTGTGATGGGTTGCAAGGGTTCCTTTTCACCCATTCTTTAGGTGGGGGTACTGGTTCTGGTTTAGGATCGTTATTATTGGAACAATTATCTATTGACTATGGTAAGAAGTCCAAGTTAGAATTCGCCGTCTACCCAGCTCCACAGGTTTCCACTTCTGTGGTTGAACCATACAATACTGTTTTAACCACTCATACCACCTTGGAACACGCCGACTGTACTTTCATGGTTGACAACGAAGCTATCTATGACATGTGTCGTCGTAACCTTGATATTGCCAGGCCAAActttgattcattaaacAGCTTAATCGCCCAAGTTGTTTCCTCGGTCACAGCTTCATTAAGATTTGACGGTTCCTTGAATGTTGATTTGAACGAATTCCAAACCAACTTGGTCCCATACCCAAGAATCCATTTCCCATTGGTCTCGTACGCTCCAGTGTTCTCCAAGAATAGAGCTAACCACGAATCTAACTCGGTGTCGGAAATCACCTCATCGTGTTTCGAACCAGGTAATCAAATGGTCAAGTGTGACCCAAGAACCGGTAAGTACATGGCCACCTGTTTGTTATATCGTGGTGATGTCGTTACTAGAGATGTACAAAACTCGGTCGCCCAAATCAAGGCTAAGACGACTGTTCAAATGGTTGACTGGTGTCCTACTGGTTTCAAGATTGGTATCTGTTACCAACCTCCAACCGCCATTCCAGGCTCAGAATTAGCCTCTGCGAAGAGAGCTGTCTGTATGTTATCTAACACTACCGCCATTGCGGAAGCCTGGAGAAGAATTGACAGAAAGTTTGACTTGATGTATTCCAAGAGAGCGTTCGTCCACTGGTACGTTGGTGAAGGTATGGAAGAAGGTGAGTTTACAGAGGCCAGAGAAGATTTGGCTGCTTTAGAAAGAGATTACATTGAAGTAGGTACCGATTCTTATcccgaagaagaagaagaatactaatctattgatattttgtgattttatttctaaCGAATTTTTCTCTAATACCCCCCCTCGTTTCGCtctatataattaatttttctctttAGTGTTATATATCTCGGTTACTACATGGTTAAtcttattttatttatatatctttTCTCTATATCTTCTTATGATCGTTTACTGTAATAAATTCAGGTTTTGTTTATCATGATTTGTAAGTCGggataaaaaaaaaaaaaaatttaagtGGCACTACCGGAACatataaattgaaatatttcaattataaaCTAGCTATAATTGATAGTTGATAACTGTTTAGTATTTACTCAAAGATGGAA
Protein-coding regions in this window:
- a CDS encoding DEHA2A02970p (some similarities with uniprot|Q03104 Saccharomyces cerevisiae YML128C MSC1), which translates into the protein MKVFNFALIGLLAGNLVAATDGLSTWKEKDVKHFLKDRQIDFSEKESFQELSRKAEEEFEKLKNIHRDTVRDDSQQHILATNPKDELTNIFPAHINWNYLFESNAEHARSVKNWIFESWSTEGLKDFLTNNKIKFDKNYSKQDLIDLAQKEYDNIAEGHDVSGYYPGDWIYQGWSVDRLKQWLQDHELEFDSKDNRESLLSKVKHNNYIASLSNIDNKNSLLDSLDLAQANIFDKAGEIKDDFFDTWSYGQLREWLYYHGFISTRPDVYVEELDADKLKKIAKSQQNYLVSDIKKWSEKAKKTADPYLSKGADKKKTLDNVINDTFLIGVEKWSKDRLKEFLRSRNVKFSQFASKHQLVDLVKKSKDVKLALKQNANPASWLVENWSTDRIREWLENKGENVKGTREDLINGISNYVSQHSLAPSDTFDFSANLYKPDLDDYKKSFKESLNKFNEDVKDSGGKAKEALDSAVDSSVADRTMLTAYSIGAEYYKQAAKTLREKYSESKFSIDDALSQAKDASYEYANRFVDDASSKYADNKPVVEEQVKSAGIAASEFANSLSNSLTEQLKSGKAKLNDVTNDPQEHLKSVNEIVEKSIRDKKPIAEQAAKDAYRVAQDYLASANDAIVKNYGEYKPAAEDAMNTIYGSAKDYANSANEALEKGYGQYRPKAVEAAEKAKEYADAINEAVGKNFQEYEGKLQDAYKAASDAATAAYAEYKPIVDSTAKNAYDTAKQYAGSANEAIQSTYAETIPKVENAAKSGWEYLLVSYSNADLRSYLQSFGYNFNLLSTLTRQQLVNLANEQSDIFFGSDTKWDKSIVDVLKDTSDGFQEMIGIKPKEESIWSKVKNSLF
- a CDS encoding DEHA2A02992p (highly similar to uniprot|P09733 Saccharomyces cerevisiae YML085c TUB1 alpha-1 tubulin or uniprot|P09734 Saccharomyces cerevisiae YML124c TUB3 alpha-3 tubulin); amino-acid sequence: MREVISINVGQAGCQIGNACWELYSKEHGIRPDGYLEDSSDSRPKGGEEGFSTFFSETGSGKYVPRALYVDLEPNVIDEVRTGAYKDLFHPEQLIAGKEDAANNYARGHYTVGREMLDDILDRVRRMSDQCDGLQGFLFTHSLGGGTGSGLGSLLLEQLSIDYGKKSKLEFAVYPAPQVSTSVVEPYNTVLTTHTTLEHADCTFMVDNEAIYDMCRRNLDIARPNFDSLNSLIAQVVSSVTASLRFDGSLNVDLNEFQTNLVPYPRIHFPLVSYAPVFSKNRANHESNSVSEITSSCFEPGNQMVKCDPRTGKYMATCLLYRGDVVTRDVQNSVAQIKAKTTVQMVDWCPTGFKIGICYQPPTAIPGSELASAKRAVCMLSNTTAIAEAWRRIDRKFDLMYSKRAFVHWYVGEGMEEGEFTEAREDLAALERDYIEVGTDSYPEEEEEY